A genomic stretch from Setaria viridis chromosome 1, Setaria_viridis_v4.0, whole genome shotgun sequence includes:
- the LOC117848357 gene encoding receptor-like protein 2 codes for MAAPSIALATVLLLSLASPATSCSEQEMSSLLQFLAGLSEHNGLSASWRNGTDCCKWEGITCSADGMVIEIFLASRGLEGSISPSLADLSNLQRLNLSYNSFSGGLPSELLTSNIIVLLDVSFNQLSRVLQQNLSSSVPDHRSLQVLNISSNLFTGEFPSILWENKSNLVVLNASNNSFQGWMPSSFCISSTSFAELDLSYNQFSGSIPSGLGKCSALRVLKAGHNNLNRTLPDELFNVSSLEYLSFPDNGLRGILDGAHMMNLRNLAILDLGGNMLHGKIPNSIGQLKRLEELHLENNNMTGELPSTLSNCTNIITIDLKGNNFSGELQKVNFSNLSNLEVLDLLYNNFTGTIPESIYSCSNLIALRLSGNNLHGQLSPRIGNLKSLVFLSLGDNKFTNITNALQILKNCRNLTSLLIGANFKGEAMPEDENFGGFQNLRALSISECSLSGKIPLWLSKLKNLEMLFLQRNQLTGPIPAWIKNLTSLFHLDLSYNNLSGEIPIALMEMPMLTTEITAIHSVFELPVYLGHSLQYRIISTFPKTLDLGHNNFTGAIPHEIIQLKLLAKLNFSFNALSGEIPQQLGNLTNLQILDLSSNHLTGAIPLALNNLHFLSKFNVSHNDLEGPIPSVGQLSTFPSSSFDGNPKLCGTMVARLCGSDEAPPVSVPSTEQSIKRMAFVIAFLTFFGVGVLYDQIVLSRYFG; via the coding sequence ATGGCCGCTCCTTCCATCGCCCTCGCAACTGTGCTGCTGCTTTCGTTAGCCTCTCCAGCCACCTCATGCTCCGAGCAGGAGATGAGCTCCCTCCTCCAGTTCCTTGCCGGGCTGTCAGAGCACAACGGCCTCTCAGCGTCATGGCGGAACGGCACGGACTGCTGCAAGTGGGAAGGGATCACCTGCAGCGCTGATGGCATGGTGATCGAGATCTTCTTGGCGTCCAGAGGCCTTGAGGGGAGCATCTCGCCGTCCCTTGCTGACCTCAGCAACCTACAGCGCCTCAACCTATCATACAACTCCTTCTCTGGCGGCCTTCCGTCAGAGCTGCTGACCTCCAACATCATCGTCCTCCTTGATGTCAGCTTCAACCAGCTCAGCCGGGTCCTGCAACAAAACCTCAGCTCATCAGTACCTGATCACAGGTCACTGCAGGTATTGAACATCTCGAGCAACTTGTTTACAGGAGAGTTCCCATCCATCCTGTGGGAGAATAAGAGTAATCTTGTTGTGCTCAATGCGAGCAACAACAGTTTCCAAGGATGGATGCCGTCTTCCTTCTGCATCAGCTCAACATCCTTTGCAGAGCTTGATCTTTCCTATAACCAATTCAGTGGCAGCATTCCGTCCGGTCTAGGTAAATGCTCTGCGCTTAGAGTACTCAAGGCAGGCCACAATAACCTCAACAGGACACTCCCAGATGAACTCTTCAATGTTTCCTCATTAGAGTACCTCTCTTTTCCCGACAATGGTTTGCGGGGAATACTTGATGGTGCGCACATGATGAATCTCAGAAATCTGGCAATCCTTGATCTTGGAGGTAATATGCTACATGGCAAGATTCCAAATTCTATAGGTCAGCTCAAGAGATTAGAGGAGCTCCATTTGGAGAACAACAACATGACTGGGGAGCTGCCATCAACTCTGAGCAATTGCACAAATATCATAACGATTGACCTCAAGGGCAACAACTTCAGTGGAGAGCTTCAGAAAGTCAACTTCTCCAACCTGAGCAATCTAGAAGTATTGGATCTTCTATACAACAACTTCACTGGAACAATTCCGGAAAGCATTTACTCATGCAGCAACTTGATTGCATTGCGGCTATCTGGCAACAACTTACATGGGCAGCTTTCACCGAGAATAGGCAATTTGAAGTCTCTTGTTTTCCTGTCACTTGGTGACAATAAGTTTACAAACATCACAAATGCGCTTCAGATCCTCAAGAACTGTAGGAATCTTACCTCCCTACTTATTGGAGCCAACTTCAAGGGTGAAGCCATGCCAGAAGATGAAAATTTTGGTGGTTTTCAGAATCTTAGGGCTCTTTCCATATCTGAGTGCTCGTTGTCTGGGAAAATACCTCTTTGGCTATCAAAGCTAAAGAATTTGGAGATGTTGTTTTTGCAGAGGAATCAACTCACTGGACCAATACCCGCCTGGATTAAAAACTTAACTTCACTTTTCCATCTGGACTTATCATATAACAACCTTTCAGGGGAAATACCGATAGCCTTAATGGAGATGCCAATGCTAACAACAGAAATTACTGCAATCCATTCGGTCTTTGAGCTACCGGTTTATCTAGGCCATTCACTTCAGTACAGAATAATCAGTACTTTCCCGAAAACGCTGGATCTTGGTCACAATAACTTCACTGGTGCGATCCCTCATGAGATTATTCAGTTGAAATTGCTTGCTAAACTCAATTTCAGCTTCAACGCCTTATCAGGAGAAATTCCACAGCAGCTCGGTAACCTGACAAATCTGCAAATTTTAGACTTGTCTAGCAACCACCTCACAGGTGCAATCCCATTGGCACTGAATAACTTGCACTTTCTCTCTAAATTCAATGTTTCTCATAATGACCTGGAAGGTCCTATTCCGAGTGTAGGCCAGCTTAGTACATTTCCAAGTTCTAGCTTTGATGGGAACCCAAAGTTGTGTGGCACTATGGTTGCTAGATTATGTGGCTCAGATGAAGCACCTCCAGTCTCTGTTCCCTCCACCGAACAATCGATCAAAAGGATGGCCTTTGTGATTGCTTTTTTAACTTTCTTTGGTGTAGGGGTGCTATATGATCAGATAGTCTTGTCAAGGTACTTTGGCTAG
- the LOC117848341 gene encoding uncharacterized protein produces the protein MQRAPQFSCKSKVSRLAMPFFGLPLVLLLTMASPATSCNEKEKSSLLQFIAELSSHDGGVTTSWRNGTDCCKWEGITCNGHGAVMEVSLASRSLEGSISPSLGKLTSLLRLNLSYNSLSGNLPSELLSSGSITVLDVSFNSLNGDLHEPHPSITEQPLQALNISSNLFTGEFPSTMWEKTRNLISINASNNSFQGWIPSSFCISSTSVAVLDLSFNQFSGSIPADMGKCSALRVLKAGHNHLSGLLPDELFNATLLEYLSFPNNGLQGLLDGAQVMKLRNLVNLDLGVNRLNGKIPETIGQLKRLEGLHLNNNNMFGELPSALSNCTNIITIDLKGNNFSGELHKVNFFNLLNLKALDLLYNNFTGTIPESIYSCSNLMALRLSSNKLHGQLSPRIGNLKSLVFLSLGANTFTNITNTLQILKNCGNLTSLLIGSSFKGEAIPQDETIDGFQNLRVLSITDCSLSGKIPLWLSKLKNLEILFLNRNRLTGTIPDWIRNLNSLFLLDLASNNLTGELPMALMEMPMLRTEKAATHLDTRVFELPLYFAHTFQYRIATTFMKTLDLSHNNLTGAIPQEFVQLKSLEKLNLSFNGLSGEISQQLSKLTNLQILDLSSNHLTGAIPSALNNLHFLSQFNVSHNDLEGPIPNGGQLSTFPSSSFDGNPKLCGIMVAKLCGSAEAPPVSVPSTEQTVRRVAFVISFGAFFAVGVIYDQIVLSRYFG, from the coding sequence atgcagagAGCGCCACAATTTTCATGCAAAAGCAAGGTTAGTAGGCTGGCCATGCCTTTCTTCGGTCTTCCCCTTGTGCTGCTACTCACCATGGCTTCTCCTGCAACTTCATGCAATGAGAAGGAGAAGAGCTCCCTTCTACAGTTTATTGCTGAGCTATCATCACATGATGGTGGTGTTACCACGTCCTGGCGGAATGGCACAGACTGCTGCAAGTGGGAAGGCATCACTTGCAATGGACACGGAGCAGTTATGGAGGTGTCTCTAGCATCTAGAAGCCTAGAAGGAAGCATCTCCCCGTCCCTTGGCAAGCTCACCAGCTTGTTGCGCCTCAACCTCTCATACAACTCGCTCTCTGGTAACCTGCCATCAGAACTATTGTCATCTGGCAGCATCACTGTACTCGATGTGAGCTTCAACAGCCTCAACGGGGATCTGCATGAACCTCATCCTTCAATCACTGAGCAGCCGTTGCAAGCACTCAACATCTCAAGCAACTTGTTTACAGGAGAATTTCCATCTACAATGtgggagaaaacaagaaatTTGATTTCCATCAATGCAAGCAACAATAGCTTCCAAGGATGGATACCATCTTCTTTTTGCATCAGCTCAACATCTGTTGCGGTGCTTGACCTTTCATTCAACCAATTCAGTGGCAGCATCCCTGCTGATATGGGTAAATGCTCTGCACTTAGAGTACTCAAGGCTGGCCACAACCACCTCAGTGGGCTCCTCCCAGATGAGCTCTTCAATGCTACACTGTTAGAGTACCTCTCTTTCCCAAACAATGGTTTGCAGGGATTACTTGATGGTGCACAAGTAATGAAGCTCAGAAATCTAGTTAACCTTGATCTTGGAGTCAATAGGCTAAATGGCAAGATTCCGGAAACTATAGGCCAGCTCAAGAGACTGGAGGGGCTCCATTTGAACAATAACAACATGTTTGGGGAGCTGCCATCAGCTCTGAGCAATTGCACAAATATCATAACGATTGACCTCAAGGGTAACAATTTCAGCGGAGAGCTTCACAAAGTCAACTTCTTCAACCTGCTCAATCTAAAAGCATTAGATCTTCTGTACAACAACTTCACTGGCACAATTCCAGAAAGCATCTACTCATGCAGCAACCTGATGGCATTGCGGCTATCTAGCAACAAGTTGCATGGGCAGCTATCACCAAGAATAGGCAATTTGAAATCTCTTGTTTTCCTGTCACTTGGTGCCAACACCTTCACAAATATCACAAATACGCTTCAGATCCTCAAGAACTGTGGGAATCTCACCTCCCTACTTATTGGATCCAGCTTCAAGGGTGAGGCCATACCACAAGATGAAACGATTGATGGTTTTCAGAATCTTCGGGTTCTTTCCATAACTGATTGCTCGTTGTCCGGGAAAATACCTCTTTGGCTGTCAAAGCTCAAAAATCTGGAGATCTTATTTTTGAACAGGAATCGGCTCACTGGAACAATTCCAGACTGGATCAGAAACTTAAATTCACTTTTCCTTCTGGACCTAGCATCTAATAACCTTACAGGGGAGTTACCGATGGCCTTAATGGAAATGCCAATGCTAAGGACAGAAAAGGCTGCAACCCATTTGGATACAAGGGTGTTTGAGCTACCTCTTTATTTCGCTCACACATTTCAATACCGGATAGCTACTACTTTCATGAAAACACTGGATCTTAGTCACAATAACTTAACGGGTGCGATTCCCCAGGAGTTTGTTCAGTTGAAATCACTTGAGAAGCTCAATTTGAGTTTCAACGGCTTGTCAGGAGAGATTTCGCAGCAACTCAGCAAGCTGACAAATCTGCAAATTTTAGACTTGTCTAGCAACCATCTCACAGGTGCAATCCCATCCGCACTGAACAACCTGCACTTCCTCTCTCAATTCAATGTTTCTCATAATGACCTGGAAGGACCTATTCCGAATGGAGGTCAGCTTAGTACATTTCCAAGTTCTAGCTTTGATGGGAACCCGAAGTTGTGTGGGATTATGGTTGCTAAACTCTGTGGCTCAGCTGAAGCACCTCCAGTCTCTGTTCCCTCCACAGAACAAACGGTCAGAAGGGTTGCCTTTGTGATTTCTTTTGGGGCTTTCTTTGCTGTAGGGGTGATATATGATCAAATAGTCTTGTCAAGGTATTTCGGTTAG